One Bombina bombina isolate aBomBom1 chromosome 5, aBomBom1.pri, whole genome shotgun sequence DNA segment encodes these proteins:
- the LOC128659890 gene encoding gastrula zinc finger protein XlCGF26.1-like, with protein MNSYVLDKHVNGSYPSFTTGSIRITPQTPKVLDTNDYSQTLRISQQIFKEDGELAGTGLQSLCTESNLVIKQEDNIYELSSEIIIPEDKPQIFTEFSKHIKEEKSLQSSQMIRTKEEPFKSTECEKNFRWKSHLLEHHTIYTGEKPHKCTECGKCFTRMNHLKTHKKIHTGEKPFTCTECGKCFKRMDHLKTHKKIHTGEKPFTCTECGKSFTEMNCLKTHEMIHTGEKPFKCTECGKSFTRMDCLKTHERSHTGEKPFTCAECGKSYTEKSSLKTHERIHTGEKPFTCTECGKSFTRMVSLKNHEKTHTGEKPFTCTECGKSFTKKSKLKTHERSHTGVKPFTCTECGKSFTEKSILKSHEFIHTGEKPFRCTECGKGFTHWSHLKAHERIHTGEKPFTCTVCGKSFAEKSKLKKHERIHTGEKPFTCTECGKSFREKSKLKKHERIHTGEKPFTCTECGKSFTQMVCLKNHDKTHTGEKPFTCTECGKSFIKKSKLKTHERSHTGEKPFTCTECGKSFTEKSKLKKHERIHTGEKPFTCTECGKSFTQKSNLKTHERIHKGRILSPV; from the exons atgaactcatatgtgttag acaaacacgtgaatggttcatatccatccttcactacaggaagcatcagaattaCACCACAAACTCCAAAAGTCTTAGATACTAATGACTATTCGCAAACATTgaggatatcacagcagatatttaaagaagatggtgaattggcaggaactgggctgCAATcactatgtacagagagtaatttagtcatcaaacaagaggacaacatttatgaattatctagtgaaattattatcccagaggataaaccacaaatatttactgagttttcaaaacatattaaagaagagaaaagtctacagtctagccaaatgattcgtACAAAGGAGGaacctttcaaatctacagaatgtgagaaaaactttagatggaagtctcatctactagaacaccacaCAATTTACACAGGTGAGAAGCCACACAaatgtactgagtgcggcaaatgttttacacgaatgaatcatctgaaaactcataaaaagattcacacaggagaaaagcctttcacatgtacagagtgcggaAAATGTTTTAAacgaatggatcatctgaaaactcataaaaagattcacacaggagaaaagcctttcacatgtacagagtgtggaaaaagttttacagaaatgaattgtctgaaaactcatgaaatgattcacacaggagaaaagcctttcaaatgtacagagtgtggaaaaagttttacacgaatggattgtctgaaaactcatgaaaggagccaCACAggtgaaaagcctttcacatgtgcagagtgtggaaaaagttatacagaaaagagtagtctgaaaactcatgaaaggattcacacaggtgaaaagcctttcacatgtacagagtgtggaaaaagttttacacgaatggttAGTTTGAAAAATCATGAAAAgactcacacaggagaaaagcctttcacatgtacagagtgtggaaaaagttttacaaaaaagagtaaactgaaaactcatgaaagaagtcacacaggggtaaagcctttcacatgtacagagtgtggaaaaagttttacagaaaagagtattCTGAAAAGTCATGAAtttattcacacaggagaaaaacctttcagatgtacagagtgtggaaaaggttttacacattGGAGTCATCTGAaagctcatgaaaggattcacacaggagaaaagcctttcacatgcacagtgtgtggaaaaagttttgcagaaaagagtaaactgaaaaaacacgaaagaattcacacaggggaaaagcctttcacatgtacagagtgtggaaaaagttttagagaaaagagtaaactgaaaaaacacgaaagaattcacacaggggaaaagcctttcacatgtacagagtgtggaaaaagttttacacaaatggttTGTTTGAAAAATCATGATAAgactcacacaggagaaaagcctttcacatgtacagagtgtggaaaaagttttataaaaaagagtaaactgaaaactcatgaaagaagtcacacaggggaaaagcctttcacatgtacagagtgtggaaaaagttttacagaaaagagtaaactgaaaaaacacgaaagaattcacacaggggaaaagccttttacatgtacagagtgtggaaaaagttttacacaaaagagtaatctgaaaactcatgaaaggattcacaagggaagaatcctttcacctgtttag